The following proteins are co-located in the Saccharicrinis carchari genome:
- a CDS encoding helix-turn-helix domain-containing protein, whose amino-acid sequence METKSWKEIKDTVYGKKGTERRDELERDFESFKIGLLLRNAREEKKLTQEQLGNLIDKKRTYISRVENNGSNLTLKTLFDIVEKGLGGKVNISIEV is encoded by the coding sequence GGACACCGTTTACGGAAAAAAAGGAACGGAACGCAGGGATGAACTCGAAAGGGATTTTGAATCATTTAAAATCGGACTGCTCTTGCGAAACGCTCGGGAAGAAAAAAAATTGACTCAAGAACAACTCGGTAATTTAATTGACAAAAAGCGGACCTATATCTCACGTGTGGAAAATAATGGTAGTAATCTGACTTTAAAAACGTTGTTCGACATCGTTGAAAAAGGACTTGGCGGAAAAGTCAACATATCGATTGAAGTTTAG